A region of Pleionea litopenaei DNA encodes the following proteins:
- the ppnN gene encoding nucleotide 5'-monophosphate nucleosidase PpnN: MSQKVTASVHPAGSLDVLSKYEVSLLTDPAHKPLKDIFRLCALAVLNTGSDSDNSQEILNAHKDFEVEILQNDRGVKLKVINAPASAFVDGEMIRGIQEHLFSTLRDLIYSHQQVLHSGRFDLSSSEDITSANFHILRNAGVLNPVNTLNLVVCWGGHAISREEYDYTKEVGYQLGLRNFDICTGCGPGAMKGPMKGAAVAHAKQRILDSRFIGISEPGIIAAEAPNPIVNKLVIMPDIEKRLEAFARLGHAIVVFPGGVGTAEELFYLLGLLLHPKNIDMPFPVILTGPEKSQDYFLSIREFVLKTLGETAAQKIQIIINDPEKVAQVISQDVKPVREYRKQNNDAFFFNWQLHIPESFQQPFSATHDDMASLNLSQQQPLHELAANIRRAFSGIVAGNVKAEGIAAISQFGPFKLKGDQEIMAELDRVLRSFVEQKRMKIGDEEYHPCYQLV; the protein is encoded by the coding sequence ATGTCACAAAAAGTTACTGCGAGTGTGCATCCTGCTGGAAGTTTAGACGTCTTATCAAAGTATGAAGTTAGTCTATTAACTGATCCAGCGCATAAACCATTAAAAGACATATTTAGATTGTGTGCTTTGGCAGTTTTGAATACTGGAAGCGATAGTGATAATAGCCAAGAAATTTTAAACGCGCATAAAGACTTTGAAGTTGAGATATTGCAAAATGACCGTGGTGTTAAACTTAAGGTTATTAACGCACCTGCGAGTGCATTCGTCGATGGAGAAATGATCCGCGGGATTCAAGAGCATTTGTTTTCAACGTTGAGAGATCTCATCTATTCCCATCAGCAGGTTTTACACAGTGGCCGTTTCGATTTATCAAGTAGTGAAGATATCACCAGTGCGAATTTTCATATTTTACGTAATGCGGGGGTACTCAACCCCGTCAATACACTCAATTTAGTGGTATGTTGGGGCGGCCATGCGATCAGTCGTGAAGAGTATGACTATACTAAAGAAGTTGGCTATCAATTAGGCTTACGCAATTTTGATATTTGTACCGGATGCGGTCCTGGTGCAATGAAAGGGCCAATGAAAGGTGCGGCTGTTGCGCACGCAAAACAGCGAATTTTAGATTCTCGTTTCATCGGAATTAGTGAGCCAGGAATTATCGCCGCTGAAGCGCCCAACCCGATTGTAAACAAGCTGGTTATCATGCCTGACATTGAAAAGCGGCTCGAAGCCTTTGCTCGACTTGGGCATGCGATTGTCGTTTTTCCTGGCGGAGTGGGTACAGCAGAGGAGTTGTTTTACCTTCTTGGACTATTGTTACATCCAAAAAATATCGACATGCCATTCCCAGTCATTTTAACTGGCCCAGAGAAAAGCCAAGACTATTTCTTATCCATTCGTGAATTCGTTTTAAAAACGCTGGGTGAGACCGCGGCACAAAAAATTCAAATCATTATCAACGACCCTGAAAAAGTCGCTCAAGTGATCTCTCAAGACGTTAAACCCGTTCGCGAGTACAGAAAGCAAAACAACGATGCGTTCTTCTTTAATTGGCAGCTACATATCCCTGAATCTTTTCAACAGCCGTTTAGCGCCACACATGACGATATGGCGAGTTTAAATTTGTCGCAGCAACAACCTTTACATGAATTAGCAGCCAATATTCGTCGAGCTTTCTCTGGAATTGTTGCGGGAAATGTTAAAGCCGAAGGCATTGCGGCTATTTCTCAATTTGGACCGTTTAAGCTAAAAGGTGATCAAGAAATTATGGCGGAACTTGATCGCGTTCTTCGTTCATTTGTCGAACAAAAAAGAATGAAAATAGGCGATGAAGAATATCATCCGTGCTACCAGTTAGTTTAA
- a CDS encoding superoxide dismutase, whose amino-acid sequence MAFELPPLPYAKDALAPTISEETLEFHYGKHHNTYVVNLNNLVEGTEFANASLEDIIKKSSGGIFNNAAQVWNHTFYWNSMSPNGGGAPEGALADAINSAFGSFEDFKSKFSQSAATNFGSGWTWLVKKADGSLDIMNTSNAGCPLTEEGITPLLTVDVWEHAYYIDYRNARPKYLEAFWNLVNWDFAASNFSA is encoded by the coding sequence ATGGCTTTTGAATTACCACCTCTTCCCTATGCAAAAGATGCATTAGCGCCAACCATTTCAGAAGAAACTCTAGAGTTTCACTACGGCAAGCATCACAATACTTACGTGGTAAACCTAAATAACTTGGTTGAAGGGACTGAATTTGCAAACGCTTCTTTAGAAGACATCATCAAAAAGTCGTCTGGAGGCATTTTCAACAATGCAGCGCAGGTTTGGAACCATACCTTCTACTGGAACAGTATGAGTCCAAACGGCGGCGGTGCTCCAGAGGGCGCTCTAGCCGATGCTATCAATTCAGCATTTGGAAGTTTCGAAGACTTCAAATCTAAATTTTCTCAATCTGCAGCAACTAACTTTGGTTCAGGTTGGACTTGGTTGGTTAAAAAAGCCGATGGCAGTTTAGACATTATGAACACTTCTAACGCTGGCTGCCCATTGACAGAAGAAGGTATTACGCCTTTGTTAACGGTTGATGTTTGGGAGCACGCTTACTACATCGATTACCGTAACGCTCGTCCAAAATATCTAGAAGCGTTCTGGAATCTTGTAAACTGGGATTTCGCTGCATCTAACTTCAGCGCTTAA
- a CDS encoding response regulator — MTISVTVCDDSTLARKQIARSLPENWDIELTFAENGVEGLEQVRAGRAEVLFLDLTMPEMDGYQVLEHIFNEQLQSMVIVVSGDIQAEARERVLSLGALAFIKKPADADQIAMILDEHDLLGVQSSSSNADIIDAIVHTPIPLRDSYQEIANVAMGQAAELLAKLLDAFVVLPIPNVNTIEVGDLQMTLQAIERHGTVSSVCQGFIGNGVAGEALLIFNDSSFKDIAKLMRFEGNMDENVELELLMDIASILIGAFLKAFADQLDMQFSQGHPIVLGQHCNIAELIKPENVSWKETLAIEILYTIEGYSVNCELLILFCEDSIEELNHRVSYYSS; from the coding sequence ATGACCATATCTGTGACTGTTTGCGATGACTCGACCTTAGCTCGGAAGCAAATCGCTCGTAGCTTGCCCGAAAACTGGGATATCGAGCTGACCTTTGCTGAGAATGGCGTCGAAGGCTTAGAACAGGTTCGTGCAGGCCGTGCTGAGGTTTTGTTCCTTGATCTGACCATGCCAGAGATGGATGGCTATCAAGTACTTGAGCACATTTTTAATGAGCAATTACAATCGATGGTTATCGTCGTTTCTGGAGATATCCAGGCGGAAGCTCGAGAACGCGTTCTGTCGTTAGGGGCGTTGGCCTTCATTAAAAAGCCAGCCGACGCAGATCAGATCGCAATGATACTTGATGAGCATGATCTGCTCGGCGTTCAATCTTCGAGTTCCAATGCCGATATTATTGATGCGATTGTCCATACACCCATTCCACTTCGAGATAGTTACCAAGAGATAGCAAACGTTGCGATGGGGCAAGCCGCAGAGCTGCTTGCAAAGCTATTGGATGCCTTTGTTGTTCTACCCATTCCGAACGTTAATACCATTGAGGTAGGAGACTTGCAGATGACGCTGCAGGCCATTGAGCGTCATGGCACAGTGTCTTCCGTTTGCCAGGGCTTTATTGGTAATGGCGTCGCGGGCGAGGCTTTGTTGATATTTAATGACTCCAGTTTCAAAGACATTGCCAAGCTAATGCGCTTTGAAGGGAATATGGATGAGAACGTCGAGTTAGAGCTATTAATGGACATTGCCAGTATTCTGATTGGAGCGTTTTTGAAAGCATTTGCCGATCAACTCGACATGCAATTTAGTCAGGGGCATCCCATTGTTTTAGGTCAACACTGCAATATTGCAGAGCTGATAAAGCCAGAAAATGTAAGTTGGAAAGAAACTTTGGCGATTGAAATTCTGTATACGATTGAAGGTTATAGTGTAAATTGTGAGCTGTTGATTCTTTTTTGTGAAGATTCAATCGAAGAACTTAACCATAGGGTGTCTTATTACTCATCATGA
- a CDS encoding M1 family metallopeptidase, producing MKGIVKTIIFQFAVFSVIACTPIEKQVQVKHDSAPENKVAPISVADEMTYANVNDVRVKHVDLTLTTDFKSKKLSGTAELQLVWLRESTTTIKLDTRDLTISDVRYWHKNAWLPGQFSLQDADPVKGAALVIELPVAADKVMVEYATSPKASGLQWLDKEQTAGKQHPFMYSQSQAIHARSWIPIQDTPAVRVTYSAKITTPSPLTAVMSATSNGKVGTAFEFSMPQPIPAYLIAIAVGELEYQAMSRQTGIWAEPSVLASAVAEFDDTQAMIDATEKLYGPYRWQQYDLLILPPAFPFGGMENPRLSFITPTVIAGDKSLVNLIAHELAHSWSGNLVTNATWNDLWLNEGFTSYVENRIMEEVFGEQRAVMEQWLSVAGLKRDLKALPAADTRLRIELKGRDPDDAFSDVPYVKGHMFLLYLEQAFGRDKFDPFIRYYFDKYAFQSISTDQFVKELNSQLLNKYPGIVSLETVNQWIDQPGLPESSPNPQSDAFVKVQQYQQAWLNRNLATAALKQVNWTVHEWLYFIEILPANLTMTQMRELDRQLGFTQSTNAEIQFAWFRYAISQDYVAVEPAVKTFLQSVGRKKFIVPLYQLLAESSTREYEWAKGIYAEARATYHPMAQSSIDPIFKQK from the coding sequence ATGAAAGGCATTGTGAAAACAATTATATTTCAGTTTGCAGTATTCAGTGTGATTGCATGTACTCCAATTGAAAAACAAGTTCAGGTTAAACACGACTCTGCACCAGAAAATAAAGTCGCACCAATCTCTGTCGCGGATGAAATGACCTATGCCAACGTGAATGACGTACGTGTTAAGCATGTTGATTTAACGCTTACAACAGACTTCAAGTCAAAAAAGTTATCGGGTACTGCTGAGTTACAACTAGTGTGGTTGAGAGAATCAACTACAACCATCAAGCTCGATACACGAGATTTGACAATATCGGATGTACGTTATTGGCATAAAAATGCTTGGCTTCCTGGCCAATTTTCTCTTCAAGATGCCGATCCAGTGAAAGGAGCGGCATTAGTCATCGAGCTTCCGGTGGCTGCAGACAAAGTTATGGTTGAATACGCTACATCACCAAAAGCATCGGGCTTGCAGTGGCTCGACAAGGAACAAACCGCAGGGAAACAACATCCCTTTATGTACAGCCAATCGCAAGCGATTCATGCCCGTAGTTGGATCCCAATTCAAGACACGCCAGCTGTTCGAGTTACTTATTCAGCAAAGATAACCACTCCAAGTCCTCTAACGGCAGTAATGAGTGCTACATCGAATGGAAAAGTAGGAACCGCTTTTGAGTTCTCAATGCCGCAGCCGATTCCTGCTTATTTAATTGCAATTGCGGTCGGAGAATTAGAATACCAAGCAATGTCACGACAGACGGGGATCTGGGCCGAGCCAAGTGTATTAGCAAGCGCTGTTGCGGAGTTTGATGATACACAGGCAATGATTGATGCTACCGAAAAACTTTACGGACCGTATCGATGGCAGCAGTATGACTTATTGATTTTACCGCCGGCTTTTCCTTTTGGTGGTATGGAGAACCCAAGATTATCTTTTATCACTCCAACGGTTATTGCCGGTGATAAAAGCTTAGTCAATTTAATTGCACATGAGTTAGCGCATTCGTGGTCAGGAAACTTAGTGACCAATGCGACTTGGAACGATCTTTGGCTTAATGAAGGGTTTACTAGTTATGTTGAAAACCGAATTATGGAAGAGGTTTTTGGTGAGCAACGAGCGGTAATGGAGCAGTGGTTGAGTGTAGCGGGTTTAAAGCGGGATTTAAAAGCATTGCCAGCAGCCGATACTCGGTTACGTATTGAGTTGAAAGGGCGTGATCCTGACGATGCATTTTCTGATGTTCCTTACGTAAAAGGTCATATGTTTTTGTTGTATTTAGAGCAAGCATTTGGTCGTGACAAATTTGATCCCTTTATTCGCTATTACTTTGATAAATATGCTTTTCAGTCGATTTCGACGGATCAGTTTGTGAAAGAATTAAACTCGCAGTTATTAAACAAATACCCGGGAATTGTCTCGTTAGAAACGGTGAATCAATGGATCGATCAGCCAGGTCTTCCCGAGTCGTCACCTAATCCTCAAAGTGATGCTTTTGTAAAGGTACAACAGTATCAACAAGCGTGGTTGAATAGAAACCTAGCAACCGCGGCACTAAAACAAGTCAACTGGACGGTCCATGAGTGGTTGTACTTCATCGAGATTTTGCCGGCTAACTTAACCATGACACAAATGCGTGAACTCGATCGACAACTTGGGTTCACTCAATCAACCAATGCTGAAATTCAATTTGCTTGGTTTCGATACGCTATTTCGCAAGATTATGTTGCCGTTGAACCTGCGGTAAAAACATTTCTTCAATCAGTTGGAAGAAAAAAGTTTATCGTTCCTTTGTATCAATTATTGGCGGAATCATCGACGAGAGAGTATGAATGGGCGAAAGGAATTTATGCTGAAGCGCGGGCGACCTATCACCCGATGGCTCAGTCATCAATCGACCCGATATTCAAACAAAAATAA
- a CDS encoding HD-GYP domain-containing protein produces the protein MFKKVAIEQLSVGMYVEAVAESKAGGSATKVIQKGIIKSTETIEKLGKLGISSLIIDTAKSIGDNQQPTTHPAASPRVKKTRSFSDKLNDAQAMYLRAKELQAQAMDNIYEGKSLNLEGFVELSDEFVDSLFDDPDALLCVSMMKNKDDYLLEHSINVALLLGAFAGYLKMPEKDVKSLILGGFLHDIGKVKIADEILKKPGRLTPEEYQVMQRHVEYGEAAVEGLQGLPDIARQVMLQHHEKLNGNGYPRGLDKDSISLYGKMAAIADCYDAITSTRCYKDGEVSGRAFKILLNDSGSHFDAGLVGKFIKCIGVYPVGTVVALKSGRLGIVLRRNKQNPLRPLVRVFYNLRHKHYIEAKEVDLSRAYEDDEIEKSMRGESLDIDVPKYFKEFLFS, from the coding sequence ATGTTCAAAAAAGTCGCAATCGAGCAATTATCTGTTGGTATGTATGTTGAGGCAGTCGCTGAGTCTAAAGCCGGTGGCTCTGCTACAAAAGTTATTCAAAAAGGCATTATTAAATCGACAGAAACCATCGAAAAGTTGGGTAAGCTGGGTATCTCAAGCCTTATCATCGACACCGCAAAATCAATTGGTGACAATCAACAGCCGACCACTCATCCGGCTGCTAGTCCGAGAGTCAAAAAGACGCGCTCGTTCAGTGATAAATTAAACGACGCGCAAGCGATGTACCTTCGGGCTAAAGAGCTGCAAGCCCAGGCAATGGATAATATATATGAAGGTAAGTCATTGAATTTAGAAGGATTCGTTGAACTTTCTGACGAATTTGTCGACAGTTTATTTGATGACCCAGATGCTTTATTGTGTGTTTCGATGATGAAGAATAAAGATGATTATTTACTCGAACACTCAATCAATGTCGCTTTGTTGTTAGGCGCGTTCGCAGGCTATTTGAAAATGCCAGAAAAGGACGTCAAGTCGCTGATTTTAGGTGGTTTTTTACATGATATTGGTAAGGTGAAAATTGCCGATGAGATTCTTAAAAAGCCGGGGCGGTTAACGCCTGAGGAATACCAAGTCATGCAGCGACATGTGGAGTATGGAGAAGCGGCGGTCGAGGGCTTACAAGGGCTTCCTGACATTGCAAGACAGGTCATGCTACAGCATCATGAAAAACTCAATGGAAATGGCTACCCAAGAGGGTTAGACAAAGACAGTATTTCGCTTTATGGGAAAATGGCAGCAATTGCCGATTGTTACGATGCGATTACGTCCACTCGATGCTACAAAGATGGCGAGGTCTCTGGAAGGGCCTTCAAGATACTACTGAACGATTCAGGATCACATTTCGATGCCGGGTTGGTGGGAAAATTTATTAAATGCATTGGTGTGTATCCGGTAGGGACAGTCGTTGCATTGAAGTCTGGGCGTTTAGGGATTGTGCTGCGACGAAATAAGCAAAACCCGTTAAGGCCACTTGTACGGGTATTTTATAACCTCCGCCACAAGCATTATATTGAAGCCAAAGAAGTCGACCTATCACGCGCTTATGAGGACGATGAAATTGAGAAAAGTATGCGTGGAGAGTCGCTCGATATCGACGTACCTAAGTACTTTAAAGAGTTTTTATTTAGTTAA
- a CDS encoding DUF481 domain-containing protein — MKHLIIFALGMLTQKATASDDATESPWKGKAELGVVNSNGNTNTSSSNGKFNLVYDAEKWKQEFRVETYKAESEVEENGVDVMKKTADRTYFFSKTDYKFSQKSYAYVLLDYADENFTSYDYIGNFSLGFGRSFIKDKETELEGEIGYGLRRYQEKQEILAEEEEVARLAGAFKQKVSDNANFQQEIVAEFGKDFDVYKSITALTVNINSSMALSVGYEVQHTTEVDEGFEKTDSKTTVNLVYNFL; from the coding sequence ATGAAGCATTTGATTATTTTTGCCCTAGGGATGTTAACGCAAAAGGCAACCGCCTCGGATGACGCGACTGAGTCACCTTGGAAAGGTAAAGCTGAACTGGGCGTGGTTAACTCTAACGGTAACACTAACACCAGCTCTAGCAATGGTAAGTTCAATTTGGTTTATGATGCAGAGAAGTGGAAGCAAGAATTTCGAGTTGAAACTTATAAAGCGGAATCTGAAGTCGAAGAGAATGGTGTCGATGTCATGAAGAAGACGGCAGACAGAACCTATTTCTTTTCAAAGACTGACTACAAGTTTTCACAAAAGTCGTACGCTTATGTTCTTTTAGATTATGCGGATGAGAACTTCACCAGCTATGATTACATTGGTAACTTCTCGCTGGGTTTTGGACGTTCATTTATTAAAGATAAAGAAACCGAGTTAGAAGGCGAGATCGGTTACGGTTTGCGTCGTTATCAAGAGAAGCAAGAGATTCTAGCCGAAGAAGAAGAAGTGGCTCGATTGGCGGGAGCGTTCAAGCAGAAGGTTTCTGATAATGCTAATTTCCAACAAGAAATTGTTGCTGAGTTTGGTAAAGACTTCGACGTTTATAAGTCAATTACGGCTTTAACCGTTAATATTAATTCTTCAATGGCTTTGAGTGTTGGTTATGAAGTTCAGCACACAACCGAAGTCGATGAAGGGTTTGAAAAAACCGATTCAAAGACAACCGTCAACCTAGTTTACAACTTTCTATAG
- the ilvD gene encoding dihydroxy-acid dehydratase, with translation MPDYRSKRSTHGRNMAGARALWRATGVKDDDFGKPIIAVCNSFTQFVPGHVHLKDLGQLVASEIELAGGIAKEFNTIAVDDGIAMGHDGMLYSLPSREIIADSVEYMVNAHCADAMVCISNCDKITPGMLMAAMRLNIPTIFVSGGPMEAGKTRLSQLDVKIDLVDAMVAAADDRVSDGDLAKIERSACPTCGSCSGMFTANSMNCLTEALGLALPGNGTLLATHRLREQLFRKAGQTIVSLTERYYKHNDNSVLPRSIANRTSFVNAMRVDIAMGGSSNTVLHLLAAAHEGEVPFSMADIDHLSRETPHLCKVAPSTKEYHMEDVHRAGGIMAIMQELFNAGLINGEQTCVSGVTLKEQLNEFSVISETASSFYRAGPAGIPTQKAFSQDYYYESVDSDRRHGCIRSTDFAFSQDGGLAVLKGNLAVRGCIVKTAGVATELLTFTGPAKVFESQDAAVEAILNDQVEAGDAVIIRYEGPKGGPGMQEMLYPTSYLKSKGLDKDCALITDGRFSGGTSGLSIGHISPEAAAQGTIALVENGDLIRIDIPKREIQLAVSEAELEQRRQKLEQNQSWQPLNRQRNVSQALRHYAAFVSSADEGAVRKLP, from the coding sequence ATGCCAGATTATCGATCAAAACGTTCGACTCATGGACGAAATATGGCGGGAGCTCGCGCACTGTGGAGAGCGACCGGCGTTAAAGATGATGACTTTGGAAAGCCAATCATTGCCGTTTGTAATTCCTTCACGCAATTTGTTCCCGGCCATGTTCACTTAAAAGATCTTGGGCAACTCGTTGCTTCTGAGATAGAACTCGCAGGTGGCATTGCGAAAGAGTTTAATACGATAGCGGTTGATGACGGTATTGCCATGGGGCACGATGGAATGCTGTACAGTTTACCTTCGCGAGAAATTATTGCTGATTCCGTTGAGTATATGGTCAATGCTCATTGCGCTGATGCGATGGTTTGCATTTCAAACTGCGACAAGATTACGCCGGGTATGTTGATGGCCGCTATGCGCCTTAATATTCCAACCATATTTGTCTCTGGCGGACCCATGGAGGCGGGTAAAACTCGACTGTCTCAGCTCGATGTGAAAATCGATTTAGTGGACGCCATGGTTGCCGCAGCCGATGATCGAGTATCCGACGGTGACCTCGCAAAAATTGAGCGCAGTGCTTGTCCAACGTGTGGCTCTTGTTCTGGTATGTTTACGGCGAATTCAATGAACTGCTTAACAGAAGCGCTTGGGTTAGCCCTTCCTGGAAATGGAACGCTATTAGCGACGCATCGCTTACGAGAGCAATTGTTTCGCAAGGCTGGACAAACGATTGTCTCCTTAACGGAACGTTATTATAAGCACAATGATAATAGTGTGTTGCCTCGTTCGATCGCAAACCGAACCAGTTTTGTGAATGCAATGAGAGTTGATATCGCCATGGGGGGCTCGTCTAACACTGTGTTGCATTTACTTGCCGCTGCCCATGAAGGTGAAGTACCTTTTTCAATGGCTGATATCGACCATTTGTCTCGAGAGACACCGCATTTGTGCAAGGTGGCACCGAGTACCAAAGAGTATCATATGGAGGATGTTCATCGCGCCGGTGGCATAATGGCGATCATGCAAGAGCTGTTTAATGCTGGATTAATTAATGGTGAGCAAACCTGTGTTTCAGGTGTTACTTTAAAAGAACAGTTAAACGAATTTTCTGTGATCAGTGAAACGGCATCGAGCTTTTACCGAGCAGGGCCTGCTGGAATTCCTACTCAGAAAGCGTTTAGTCAAGATTACTATTATGAAAGCGTTGATTCCGACCGTCGGCATGGTTGCATTCGTTCGACAGACTTTGCATTCAGTCAAGATGGCGGTTTGGCCGTTTTAAAAGGTAATTTGGCTGTTCGTGGTTGTATTGTGAAAACCGCCGGGGTAGCAACTGAGTTGCTTACCTTTACTGGACCCGCAAAAGTGTTCGAATCACAAGATGCCGCGGTAGAAGCCATATTAAATGATCAAGTTGAAGCCGGGGACGCTGTCATTATTCGCTATGAAGGACCAAAGGGTGGACCCGGTATGCAAGAAATGTTGTATCCAACCAGCTATTTAAAGTCGAAAGGACTTGATAAAGACTGCGCTCTGATTACCGACGGTCGATTTTCAGGTGGAACTTCCGGATTATCCATTGGTCATATTTCTCCAGAAGCAGCGGCGCAAGGCACGATTGCTTTGGTGGAAAATGGCGATCTGATTCGAATTGATATCCCTAAGCGAGAAATTCAGTTAGCGGTTTCTGAGGCTGAGCTTGAACAACGTAGACAAAAACTCGAACAGAATCAGTCATGGCAACCATTAAATCGTCAGCGGAATGTCTCGCAAGCGTTACGTCATTATGCCGCATTTGTGAGTAGTGCTGACGAAGGAGCGGTTAGAAAGCTGCCTTAG
- a CDS encoding DUF4124 domain-containing protein, whose product MSINKALLSAQESNSLYRWKDEKGVWHFSATPPNHQAVKAEARVEVPVVEFKKQKQLTKLPKVSATRGAGKLKRSRQRCSNLSKKIKKLNRDLERVLGESKTRKKLRDLRWKKLTEC is encoded by the coding sequence ATGTCGATAAACAAGGCTCTGCTATCGGCGCAAGAGTCTAACAGTCTCTATCGCTGGAAGGACGAAAAGGGCGTGTGGCATTTCTCTGCAACACCGCCAAATCATCAGGCTGTAAAAGCTGAAGCTAGAGTCGAAGTGCCTGTTGTTGAGTTTAAAAAGCAAAAGCAGTTAACAAAGCTACCAAAAGTGTCAGCAACTCGAGGTGCTGGAAAATTAAAGCGATCAAGACAACGATGTTCAAATTTGTCCAAAAAGATTAAAAAATTAAACAGGGATCTTGAACGAGTGCTAGGAGAAAGCAAAACACGGAAGAAGTTGCGTGATTTACGTTGGAAGAAATTGACGGAGTGTTAA
- a CDS encoding GGDEF domain-containing protein encodes MSRSELDKNEIDGLHWMMDMLTNVDVGLVVLDSAYCIQMWNRFMHDHSGKSDLQVKGMSIFDVFPEVPEAWFKHKIDSVFLLKSRAFSTWEQRPYLFRFKNYRPITGTEDTMYQNATMIPLMSSDGDVNHVCLLIYDVTDVATSKKELTRLNSELESLSRTDRLTQLYNRGFWEESFQGEFDRCMRYKHVSSALIFDIDHFKSVNDTFGHQAGDEVIRQTAKTLKDMVRKSDIPGRYGGEEFVVFLPNTPADNALIFAERLRKRIEALKVSYEGKPIPFTVSIGICEFSEKMPSHEKWIEMADQALYQSKEGGRNQTNIKQYS; translated from the coding sequence ATGAGCAGAAGCGAATTAGATAAGAACGAGATAGACGGTTTGCATTGGATGATGGATATGCTGACCAATGTCGACGTAGGATTAGTCGTACTAGACTCGGCTTACTGCATACAGATGTGGAATCGCTTTATGCACGACCACTCTGGCAAGTCAGACTTGCAAGTAAAAGGCATGAGCATCTTTGATGTTTTTCCTGAAGTGCCTGAAGCTTGGTTTAAACATAAGATTGACTCGGTGTTTTTATTGAAAAGCCGGGCCTTTAGCACTTGGGAACAGCGGCCGTATTTATTCCGTTTTAAAAACTATCGACCGATCACTGGTACCGAAGACACTATGTATCAAAATGCGACCATGATTCCACTCATGTCATCAGACGGAGATGTTAATCATGTGTGTTTGCTAATTTATGACGTGACCGACGTAGCCACCAGTAAAAAAGAGCTGACTCGGTTGAACTCAGAACTGGAAAGCCTGAGTCGAACTGATCGCTTGACTCAGCTCTATAATCGCGGCTTTTGGGAAGAAAGCTTTCAAGGAGAGTTTGACCGTTGTATGCGTTATAAACATGTGTCGAGCGCATTGATTTTTGATATTGATCACTTTAAATCGGTTAATGATACCTTTGGCCATCAAGCCGGCGATGAAGTAATTCGACAAACAGCTAAGACACTCAAAGACATGGTTAGAAAGTCGGATATTCCCGGGCGATATGGCGGGGAAGAGTTTGTGGTATTTTTACCGAACACACCAGCTGACAATGCGTTAATTTTTGCCGAACGATTGCGTAAAAGAATCGAAGCGCTTAAAGTAAGTTATGAAGGTAAACCCATTCCTTTTACCGTTAGTATTGGAATTTGTGAGTTTAGTGAAAAAATGCCAAGTCACGAAAAGTGGATTGAAATGGCCGATCAAGCGTTATATCAAAGTAAAGAGGGTGGCCGCAATCAAACCAACATTAAGCAGTATAGCTAA